A segment of the Candidatus Pelagisphaera phototrophica genome:
GCTTGGCCCTTTTTGAAGTCGTGAACTTCTATAACGTTTATCAGCTTTTTGAGCTGCTTAGTGATCTGGTCTAACACCGAATCATCGCCTCGAACCACTGCCGTGACTCTAGATACTTTTGGGTCGTGCGTCGGCGCGACATTCAACGTATGAATGTTAAAGCCACGGCCGCTAAACAGACCCGAAATGCGAGCCAAAACACCGAATTTATTTTCTACGAGAACGGAGATAGTGTGTCTCATTGATTATACTGATTAAAATTAAAACGCCTTCATAGACAGCCCCACGGTGTCATGCAAGGGGGATTTGCATAAGTCTCACGCTCTCGTTCCCGCCTCTGACGTTACCCTGTTTTTTGTACAATTTTGCCTTGCCAAGGCCAATTGAATTCATCCTTATCTTCTGCCTTTTACGATGCGCGGGTAGCTCAGTTGGTTAGAGCAACTGGTTTACACCCAGTAGGTCGGGGGTTCGAGTCCCTCCTCGCGCACCACTGTTAAGCTCCTGAATATCAGATTTATGGGGATATTTGCATCGAAGTCCTTTTGTCTAAACTATGCCAACATAGGACAAATACCCGAGTAAAACTCCACTAAAAACTATTCTGTGAACGTTACCTTCCAACGGAGGCAGCTCACTTGAACCGTTGGAGTGTACCAGCCGACAACAGCGGGTCGGGGGCGGCAGCCGTATTGCAATTATTATGTATCAACTGCCCCCAAAAAATTGTCGCCCTTTGGGCCAATCTCTGCCCCAATCATCATCATGAAATTACTCCCCATCCTACTCGCCCTCAGTTGCCTTATATTTGCTGGCTGTCAGACTGCACAGAAATTAGCTGAGACCCAATCAGCCCAAATCCCCGAGGCGGATGAAGAACCGCTCGGTGGCCATTTCCTGATTAAATTTGTTAACCCTTTAAACGGGGCGGAAGTGAGCTCGGAATTACGGCTCAACGAAGAGGGTGAAGGATTTTCGGGCGCGATTATTTTTCCACAAGGCAAGGTGCCACTCAAAAACGTAGCCCTTGAAACTGATGGATCGGTAGCTGCAAATTTTATATACAGTGGTTATTCTTTTGATCTCAAAGCTGTCATCGATGGGGATAGCATCATGGGAGTGTTTAGTGGTCCGCGGAAAATCAGCTTCAGTGGATCGCGATTAGATTAGTGTTTCAAAGCCATCCTAATCTACCTTTTAAGCACCATAACTATGATCCATTCAATAATTTATATCGCCGCTCTCTTCTGGGGCATCTCATCAATAGCGACAGAAGGCTTTGCCCAGCGCAGAGCAGCGGATCAGGCTCCTAGAATAGAGCCTACGGTATCAAACGTTTCCTATGGTGAACATGAGCGTCACGTTCTGGACTTCTACAAAGCGGAGTCCTCATCACCTGCCCCGTTGGTTCTGTACATCCACGGAGGCGGTTTCGTGAGAGGAAGCAAGGACACTGTAAATCAGGAGACACTCAAGCAACTTCTTGACGCGGGGATTTCGGTGGCTGCCATCCACTACCGTCTGGCTGGCGAAGTGCCGCTTCCGGCTGCCCATAAGGACGCTCAGCGGGCGATTCAGACCTTGCGGTCCAAAGCGGACAAGTGGAACGTCGACAAAACCCAGGTAGGTGCCTTCGGTGGCTCTTCAGGTGCGCAGTTGTCCATGTGGCTGGCTTACCAGGATGATCAGGCCGATCCTGAAAGCAGTGACCCCATAGCCCGCGAATCCACGCGCTTAGCCTACGTGGCGCCGCTGAGCGGCCAGACAACGAATGACTTCGATTGGTGGCTTAATAATATACCTGGCTATGATGAATTACATCGGGCCAAAGCCGAAATTTTCGGAACGAATGACAAAGAAAAAATAGCCCTAATCGCCGAGAAGATTTCGGCCATTAACCTTGCGTCGGCCGACGACCCTCCCACTTACATGAGTTATCGCATGGCGCCTGGAGATCCGATTCCTGAAGGCGACCAGGCCACGGGTTGGAAAGTTCACCATGTTAGCTTCGGAATCACTTTGAAAAAGAAGCTCGACGCCTTGGGGGTCGAGAATTACCTCAACTATCCAAACGCCGATTCAAAGTACAAATCGGAAGCGGCGTTTTTTATAGACAAATTTGGCAAATAAGGACCAAAGGATGGAGATAATCTAGCACCTTCAGCAACTGCCTCCACTGCATCATCACGCGTTTCATCATACCCTTCTTCTATTTCCCTCCAGTGCCACAAGACCAGCTCTATTGCATCCTTTGCTAAGGGTTCAGTGATGGTCTGTTGTCTTTGAGAGAGACAAGAAAGCCAGCAAGACGTACAGCGTGTTCCCTGCCACGTCTCACAAACTGCTTTATGTCGCCATGATGGAAGGTTTCTTTATCAAGGTCGTTTGAGAACTTTCGGAACACCTCCTTGACTTCGGGACTGCACATAATGACCGTCTCGTTTTCCTTAGGAACTTTCCCATTCACGAAGGCTATTTGCCAGCAAGCGTATCGAAGGAGGGATGAGAAACCCGCAAAGGGTTCGGCGAAGCGACTCAAGGAGCGAAGATGGGATGGAGCGAAGTGTTTGTCCGGAGGACTTGAACCTTTCGAGGTTCAATCCAATCCCTACTCGTGCACCACTTTCCGTCGGCCGATTTTCTTTAATCTGAAAGTTTCTTCCAGCCAACGACCCCACAGGAACCTCAATAGCTTTGGCGAATCCACCTAGGTAGCTATGACGGAATAACACGAAAGTTTTGCGCGAGGTACTCGCAATCATCAGTTTTAATCCAACCCTTCCTCCCGAATCATTGCCATCTCCAAGGCATCAGCGAGATCGACGACTTGATTCTCTCCAGCACCTAAAAACGCGACGCATCTGGTTCTACGGCCGGTTTGGTTGCTGGAACAATTTCCCTCGGTTCGTTTTTCGATTTGAGCGAGACGCCAAATTTGATCCTAGCGTCATCCATACTAAAAAAATAGTACCGCTTGCCAATCGCACTATAGAGCTCATTGAACTGCAGGTTCCCATCGTACAGATAAAGAATCCCTTCGATACTCACGAAACTGCTTTCTGAAGGAAATTTGAAGGACCGTTTATTGGGAGGATTCTCTAATAAATAGTAGACACGGCCACTGATCGCGATGGCAGGAGCATTGAACGCGTCTCTATGATAGACCCCTTCCAGTCTAGCCTTCTGCCCAATGAGTTTGCCTAAATCCGCTTCGGATGCATAAGGAACTATGTCTGTCTGGGCAATGAGGCTAGAAAAGCAAAGGGTTATCATTCCCCCAACCAGGACCAAGATTCGCAAACTCATGTGACCTTACTATTTAGTATTCCGTGACCTCGGCAACTCGATATTTCACCCGGGACAATGCAACTTGCTCATCCTTCGCAGAGGCACTCAGCGATCTGTATCGCATTCAGCGCGGCCCCTTTCCAGAGCTGATCTCCTACCACCCAGTAGGCCAGCCCATTTTCAAAGGCGAGGTCCTTGCGAAAACGACCCACTCCACAAGCCTCCTTTTCCGCATAATCGAGCGGCATCGGATACCTTCCGTTTTCTGGGTCATCCACCAACTCAATGCCGGGAGCTGACTCGATGGCTGCTCTCGCTTCCTCGACAGAGACCTCTTTTTCAAATTCAGCATTCACCGAAACCGAATGCGAGCGCATTACCGGAATCCTAACACAAGTGCAGGACGCTATCAGATCAGGCAAATCCATGATCTTCCGGCTCTCATTCAACATCTTCATCTCCTCCTTAGTATATCCAGAATCAAGGAACGAATCGACATGCGGCAACGCATTCAGAGCTATCTGGTCAGGATAGGCCTCCACTGCAACCGCTTCTCCGCGGGAGATCTGGTCCATTTGGTTTTTTAGTTCCTCCATCGCCGCGACCCCGCTTCCACTGACCGCTTGGTAGGTTGAGGTTATCAAGCGCTTCAATCCAAAACGCTGATGCAGCGGAAAAGTCGCCATTAAGGTGATCGCGGTTGTACAGTTAGGATTCGCGATAATTCCCTCATGCTCCCTTGCCGCTGCCGCATTGATTTCCGGTATGACGAGAGGGACGTTCGAATC
Coding sequences within it:
- the ilvN gene encoding acetolactate synthase small subunit codes for the protein MRHTISVLVENKFGVLARISGLFSGRGFNIHTLNVAPTHDPKVSRVTAVVRGDDSVLDQITKQLKKLINVIEVHDFKKGQAVSRELILVKIKVSAENRSELIQICELFRANIISVQHEDLVAELTGDEGKITAFLNLIEKFGIIELGRTGNLAMHR
- a CDS encoding alpha/beta hydrolase; the protein is MIHSIIYIAALFWGISSIATEGFAQRRAADQAPRIEPTVSNVSYGEHERHVLDFYKAESSSPAPLVLYIHGGGFVRGSKDTVNQETLKQLLDAGISVAAIHYRLAGEVPLPAAHKDAQRAIQTLRSKADKWNVDKTQVGAFGGSSGAQLSMWLAYQDDQADPESSDPIARESTRLAYVAPLSGQTTNDFDWWLNNIPGYDELHRAKAEIFGTNDKEKIALIAEKISAINLASADDPPTYMSYRMAPGDPIPEGDQATGWKVHHVSFGITLKKKLDALGVENYLNYPNADSKYKSEAAFFIDKFGK
- a CDS encoding aspartate-semialdehyde dehydrogenase gives rise to the protein MGYKVGIVGATGAVGQELISLLENRKFPLDELRLFSSSRSAGKRVSALGESVIIEEATESCFDGLDFAIFSASGTLSKALCPAAAAAGVVAIDNSSAFRMDSNVPLVIPEINAAAAREHEGIIANPNCTTAITLMATFPLHQRFGLKRLITSTYQAVSGSGVAAMEELKNQMDQISRGEAVAVEAYPDQIALNALPHVDSFLDSGYTKEEMKMLNESRKIMDLPDLIASCTCVRIPVMRSHSVSVNAEFEKEVSVEEARAAIESAPGIELVDDPENGRYPMPLDYAEKEACGVGRFRKDLAFENGLAYWVVGDQLWKGAALNAIQIAECLCEG